One window from the genome of Rhodopirellula halodulae encodes:
- a CDS encoding DUF58 domain-containing protein, which translates to MSARVTVSLEDLLKCRADARGFSLTPRQPVGSLLAGRHASRLRGRGLSFEELRSYRQGDDIRLMDWKATARLRSPHLRVYSEERERPVLMLVDQRQPMFFGSQVAMKSVVAAELAAIGVWRSLSSGDRVGGLVFNETEIAEVRPHRSQSRVLHFLHQLVRLNQKLASKIPSDQNPSNRSPVTLNQVLENASRIARHDHLVILVSDLDGADEETSRLVTRIAAHNDVLVVAVYDPLGIRMNGAPGMIASDGGTNFEIPDRASFPDEFQHAFGEVLSHWRDVFRSLRIPLMPLTTARPVAEQIRALFGNTAS; encoded by the coding sequence ATGTCCGCACGCGTCACCGTCTCGCTAGAAGATCTGCTGAAATGCAGAGCCGATGCGCGCGGGTTTTCGCTGACACCGCGGCAACCGGTTGGCTCGTTACTCGCCGGCCGACATGCCTCTCGACTTCGCGGACGGGGGCTGTCATTCGAGGAACTGCGTTCGTATCGGCAAGGCGACGACATTCGTTTGATGGACTGGAAAGCCACCGCTCGATTGCGATCGCCTCACCTGCGCGTCTACAGCGAAGAACGCGAACGCCCGGTCCTGATGTTGGTGGACCAACGCCAACCTATGTTCTTTGGCAGCCAAGTCGCCATGAAGTCCGTGGTAGCTGCCGAACTCGCGGCGATCGGTGTTTGGCGAAGCCTTTCCAGCGGTGACCGAGTGGGCGGCTTGGTGTTCAACGAAACCGAAATCGCAGAAGTCCGGCCCCACCGTAGCCAATCAAGAGTCCTGCACTTCTTGCATCAATTGGTGCGGTTGAATCAAAAACTCGCAAGCAAAATCCCCTCCGACCAGAATCCCAGCAATCGGTCACCAGTCACGCTGAATCAGGTCCTCGAGAACGCATCCCGGATCGCCCGGCACGATCATTTGGTGATCCTGGTTAGCGATCTGGATGGAGCGGACGAAGAAACCAGCCGTTTGGTGACCCGCATCGCTGCGCACAACGATGTTCTGGTGGTTGCGGTTTATGACCCACTGGGCATTCGAATGAACGGTGCTCCAGGAATGATTGCCAGCGATGGTGGAACAAACTTTGAGATCCCGGACCGAGCTTCCTTCCCAGATGAATTCCAACATGCTTTTGGCGAAGTCCTCTCGCATTGGCGGGATGTTTTTCGCTCGTTACGAATTCCGTTGATGCCGCTGACCACCGCACGGCCGGTCGCAGAACAGATCCGTGCTCTCTTTGGAAACACGGCATCATGA
- a CDS encoding AAA family ATPase yields the protein MTVRDTILEISTAMNAAVIGQQAVVDRILVALLAKGHVLMEGLPGTAKTRSVKTLSKLVESAFGRIQFTPDLLPSDVTGSDIYREQNGTFEFQEGPIFGNLILADEINRAPAKVQSALLEAMEERQVTVAAKTHLLPELFMVLATQNPIEQEGTYPLPEAQMDRFMLYVRVDYPEDADETSILQLVRGEKTGSATSAPNAISQQVIFDAQKEVGAVHVAESAEKYIVDLVMATRHPDRYQGDLPKWIRLGASPRGTLALDAASRAHAWLAGQDFVSPDNIRAMAPACMAHRVHLTYEAEASGVTRTDVIDALLKNVVPA from the coding sequence ATGACGGTCCGAGACACGATTCTCGAAATCTCCACCGCGATGAATGCGGCGGTCATCGGCCAACAGGCGGTGGTGGACCGCATCCTTGTCGCCTTGCTCGCCAAAGGCCACGTGTTGATGGAAGGCTTGCCGGGCACCGCGAAAACTCGTTCGGTCAAAACGCTTTCAAAGCTTGTCGAGAGTGCGTTCGGTCGAATCCAGTTCACACCGGACCTGCTGCCGTCGGATGTGACCGGATCCGATATCTACCGCGAACAAAATGGCACCTTTGAATTTCAAGAAGGCCCCATCTTCGGCAATCTAATTCTTGCCGATGAGATCAATCGTGCACCGGCAAAAGTTCAGTCGGCTTTGTTGGAAGCCATGGAAGAACGCCAGGTCACGGTTGCCGCGAAAACGCATTTGTTGCCGGAGCTATTCATGGTTCTGGCAACACAAAACCCCATCGAACAAGAAGGCACGTACCCGCTGCCAGAAGCGCAGATGGACCGGTTCATGCTTTATGTCCGCGTCGACTATCCCGAGGACGCCGATGAAACGTCCATTTTGCAGCTCGTGCGAGGCGAGAAAACGGGATCGGCGACTTCCGCCCCCAACGCCATCTCGCAACAAGTCATCTTCGACGCCCAGAAGGAAGTCGGCGCGGTTCACGTCGCTGAATCGGCAGAGAAGTACATCGTGGACTTGGTGATGGCGACACGACACCCCGATCGCTACCAGGGTGATTTGCCAAAATGGATCCGCTTGGGTGCCAGTCCGCGTGGAACATTAGCGTTGGACGCAGCGTCTCGAGCCCATGCTTGGCTAGCGGGACAAGACTTCGTTTCTCCCGACAACATTCGTGCCATGGCTCCTGCATGTATGGCACACCGAGTCCACCTGACCTACGAAGCGGAAGCATCCGGGGTCACGCGAACCGACGTGATCGATGCCTTGTTGAAAAACGTGGTCCCCGCCTAA
- a CDS encoding arylsulfatase has product MSVVSRLFAIAAILLPALTVQAQEKPNIVVIWGDDIGVHNISAYNHGVMGYKTPSIDSLAKEGAMFTDAYAQQSCTAGRASFILGQHPFRTGLLTIGMPGSEHGIPDWTPTIADVLKEQGYTTGQFGKNHLGDRDKHLPTNHGFDEFFGNLYHLNAEEEPETYYYPKDPEFRKKYGPRGVIHSFADGRMEDTGPLTKKRMETIDEEVHTKAMDFLERGVKAEKPVFLWYNSTRMHVWTHLKKESQGRTGIGLYPDGMVEHDDYVGEVLKKIKDLGIEDNTIVVYSTDNGAETFSWPDGGITPFHGEKGTTWEGGFRVPLLVKWPGVIKPGTVYNDIISQEDWMPTFAAAAGEPDLVEKMKKGYSANGKEFKVHPDGYNFVPYFKGEAKKSPREEIYYFGQGGELNAVRVQNWKIHFATVNGNIATGTREVPGWPLIINLRADPYEKMWKEGTLGYFRWYADNLWTFVPVQNYIQKFMETIPKYPWQSGSSLNAAGINYQTLKAQEWIEKLEKISPPRN; this is encoded by the coding sequence ATGTCCGTCGTATCACGACTCTTTGCCATTGCGGCAATTCTGTTGCCTGCCTTGACGGTGCAGGCCCAGGAAAAACCCAACATTGTCGTCATTTGGGGCGACGACATTGGTGTGCATAACATCAGTGCCTACAACCACGGGGTGATGGGATACAAAACGCCCAGCATCGACAGCCTTGCCAAAGAAGGCGCGATGTTCACCGATGCTTACGCCCAACAAAGCTGCACCGCTGGACGAGCTTCGTTCATCCTGGGGCAACACCCATTCCGCACCGGTTTGCTAACCATTGGCATGCCCGGAAGTGAACATGGTATTCCTGACTGGACGCCAACCATCGCGGACGTGCTGAAAGAACAAGGCTACACCACCGGCCAATTCGGCAAGAACCACTTGGGCGACCGAGACAAACACTTGCCAACCAACCATGGCTTCGATGAGTTCTTCGGTAACCTCTATCACCTCAACGCCGAGGAAGAGCCCGAGACTTATTACTACCCCAAGGATCCAGAGTTCCGCAAAAAGTATGGACCTCGCGGAGTGATTCACTCCTTCGCCGACGGCCGCATGGAGGACACCGGTCCTCTGACCAAGAAGCGAATGGAAACCATCGACGAAGAAGTTCACACCAAGGCCATGGACTTTCTCGAGCGAGGTGTCAAAGCCGAGAAGCCAGTGTTCCTGTGGTACAACTCCACACGAATGCACGTTTGGACTCACCTGAAAAAGGAATCGCAAGGCCGCACCGGCATCGGGCTTTATCCGGACGGAATGGTCGAGCATGACGACTACGTCGGCGAAGTGCTGAAGAAGATCAAAGATCTCGGAATCGAAGACAACACGATCGTCGTCTACAGCACCGACAACGGGGCCGAAACGTTCAGTTGGCCTGATGGAGGCATCACTCCGTTCCATGGCGAAAAAGGCACCACCTGGGAAGGCGGTTTCCGAGTGCCGTTGTTGGTCAAATGGCCCGGCGTGATCAAACCCGGAACCGTTTACAACGACATCATCTCCCAAGAAGACTGGATGCCAACCTTTGCCGCGGCGGCTGGCGAACCAGACTTGGTTGAGAAGATGAAGAAGGGCTATTCCGCCAACGGAAAAGAATTCAAGGTTCACCCCGATGGCTACAACTTTGTGCCGTATTTCAAAGGTGAAGCCAAGAAGAGCCCTCGCGAAGAGATTTACTACTTCGGGCAAGGCGGCGAACTCAATGCCGTTCGCGTTCAAAACTGGAAGATCCACTTCGCAACCGTGAACGGAAACATCGCAACCGGAACTCGCGAAGTTCCTGGTTGGCCGTTGATCATCAACCTGCGTGCTGATCCTTATGAAAAGATGTGGAAGGAAGGAACGCTCGGCTATTTCCGTTGGTACGCCGACAACCTCTGGACCTTTGTTCCTGTCCAGAATTACATCCAAAAATTCATGGAAACCATTCCAAAATACCCTTGGCAATCTGGATCCAGCCTGAACGCTGCGGGCATCAACTACCAAACGTTGAAGGCTCAAGAATGGATTGAGAAACTCGAGAAGATCTCGCCACCTCGAAACTAG
- a CDS encoding pirin family protein, protein MKKIQRVIRDVPQHWVGDGFPVRSLFSYSQGSDFDPFLLLDYAGPHEFAPDEAKRGVGEHPHRGFETVTILYEGELEHRDSSGSHGTIGPGDVQWMTAASGIVHEEFHSRAFAKEGGTLEMVQLWVNLKASDKTAAPRYQDLRAEQFPRVKLPGNAGSVRVIAGEFGEEMGPAKTFSPINVWDVSLCRGGKASMDVPDGHTCLVIVQKGAVDLNGQSVRSVELALLERDGKTIAINANEGARLLLLTGHPLGEPVVGQGPFVMNTREEIREAIADYQAGKMGQLS, encoded by the coding sequence ATGAAAAAGATTCAGAGAGTCATCCGTGATGTCCCACAACATTGGGTCGGTGACGGGTTTCCGGTGCGAAGTTTGTTTTCGTATTCCCAGGGCAGCGACTTTGATCCGTTTTTGCTGCTCGATTATGCGGGGCCGCATGAGTTCGCTCCCGACGAGGCAAAACGCGGGGTTGGGGAACATCCACACCGTGGTTTTGAAACGGTCACCATTCTTTACGAAGGTGAGTTGGAGCACCGTGATTCCAGCGGTAGCCACGGAACCATCGGTCCCGGCGACGTGCAGTGGATGACCGCCGCGTCTGGGATCGTTCACGAAGAATTCCATAGCCGTGCCTTCGCGAAGGAGGGCGGGACGTTGGAGATGGTTCAGTTGTGGGTGAACCTGAAAGCCAGCGACAAAACGGCTGCTCCGAGATACCAGGACCTGCGAGCGGAGCAATTCCCGCGTGTCAAACTGCCGGGGAACGCCGGTTCGGTTCGCGTGATCGCTGGAGAGTTTGGTGAGGAGATGGGACCGGCCAAGACGTTCTCTCCGATTAATGTCTGGGACGTCAGTCTGTGTCGAGGCGGCAAAGCGTCAATGGATGTCCCTGATGGTCACACTTGTTTGGTGATCGTCCAAAAAGGGGCCGTCGATTTGAATGGGCAATCCGTGCGATCGGTGGAGTTGGCATTGCTCGAGCGAGACGGCAAGACCATCGCCATCAATGCGAACGAAGGAGCTCGGCTCCTGCTCTTGACTGGCCATCCGCTTGGCGAGCCCGTCGTCGGACAAGGCCCATTTGTGATGAACACCCGAGAAGAAATTCGCGAAGCGATCGCGGATTACCAAGCGGGGAAGATGGGGCAACTCAGCTGA
- a CDS encoding YeiH family protein yields the protein MNTPSESPAPSEPSPGNSSSETVAIPTERPSIWKDMTTSEDWWAIWCAMLLLAIAFAVVWFGQPENLSELIAASSVEEVVEAPAEMTAEGPVAETTEPAEEQQASEAEAAEEEPYEYVSPLKSFLAKPGKWTENPLDAVSSSWKGILGVFLVIASLFAFASQTRGKSASAFLTAFPAVFALATLAYWMSGQSVVKAYNLEYALWALLVGLIISNTIGTPTFLRPAMLTEFFIKTGLVLLGAEVLMSRLLALGLPGVFVAWLVTPVVLITTYIFGQKVLKIQSKSLNMVISADMSVCGVSAAIATAAACKAKKEELSLSIGLSLGFTVIMMAVMPAVITALGIDPILGGAWLGGTIDSTGAVAAAGAVLGDEALEVAATVKMIQNILIGVTAFCVAIYWVTFVERDPSGPKIGISEIWYRFPKFVLGFVAMSILFSILYSSLSNGPELVGAMISGSTKTLRGWFFCLAFVSIGLETNFRQLLPQLKGGKPLVLYVCGQSLNLCLTLVVAWLMFKVVFADGVAP from the coding sequence ATGAACACACCCAGCGAATCTCCCGCTCCCAGTGAACCTTCTCCCGGCAACAGCTCTTCAGAGACCGTTGCCATTCCAACGGAACGCCCCAGTATTTGGAAAGACATGACCACCAGCGAAGATTGGTGGGCCATTTGGTGTGCGATGCTCTTGCTCGCCATCGCGTTTGCAGTCGTCTGGTTCGGACAACCTGAAAACCTGAGCGAACTGATCGCTGCGTCTTCCGTCGAAGAAGTCGTCGAAGCCCCAGCGGAGATGACAGCGGAAGGCCCCGTCGCCGAAACCACTGAACCGGCGGAAGAGCAACAAGCGAGCGAAGCAGAAGCCGCAGAAGAGGAACCCTACGAGTACGTCAGCCCGCTGAAATCCTTTCTCGCAAAGCCTGGCAAGTGGACGGAGAACCCGCTCGATGCTGTCTCCTCCAGTTGGAAAGGCATCTTGGGCGTGTTCTTGGTCATCGCCTCGCTCTTCGCCTTCGCGTCGCAAACAAGAGGCAAATCGGCATCGGCTTTCTTGACGGCGTTTCCCGCTGTGTTTGCTCTCGCCACGCTTGCTTACTGGATGTCAGGCCAAAGCGTGGTCAAGGCTTACAACTTGGAATACGCGTTGTGGGCACTTTTAGTGGGCTTGATCATCAGCAACACCATCGGCACCCCAACGTTCCTGCGCCCCGCGATGCTAACCGAGTTCTTCATCAAAACCGGCTTGGTGCTGCTGGGTGCGGAGGTGCTGATGAGCCGTTTGCTGGCGCTCGGACTTCCTGGTGTGTTTGTCGCTTGGTTGGTGACACCGGTGGTGCTGATCACGACCTACATCTTTGGACAGAAGGTCCTGAAGATTCAGTCCAAGTCCTTGAACATGGTGATCTCGGCCGACATGTCGGTTTGCGGTGTCTCGGCGGCCATTGCAACCGCGGCGGCATGCAAAGCGAAGAAAGAAGAACTCTCACTCTCCATCGGTTTGTCGCTTGGGTTCACGGTCATCATGATGGCCGTGATGCCAGCCGTTATCACCGCTTTGGGCATCGATCCCATCCTGGGCGGTGCTTGGTTGGGAGGAACCATCGACTCGACCGGAGCCGTCGCCGCGGCGGGTGCCGTGCTGGGTGACGAAGCGTTGGAAGTGGCCGCCACCGTCAAGATGATTCAGAACATTCTGATCGGCGTGACCGCGTTTTGTGTGGCGATCTACTGGGTCACCTTTGTCGAACGAGATCCCTCGGGCCCGAAGATTGGCATTTCGGAAATCTGGTATCGCTTCCCCAAATTCGTGCTGGGATTTGTGGCGATGTCGATCTTGTTTTCCATCCTCTACTCTTCACTGTCCAATGGTCCCGAATTGGTCGGCGCGATGATCAGTGGCTCCACCAAAACCCTGCGTGGATGGTTCTTCTGCTTGGCGTTTGTCAGCATTGGGCTGGAAACCAATTTCCGTCAATTGCTACCGCAACTCAAAGGCGGCAAGCCGCTCGTGCTTTACGTCTGCGGCCAGTCGCTGAACCTTTGCCTGACGTTGGTGGTGGCTTGGTTGATGTTCAAAGTTGTCTTCGCAGATGGGGTGGCACCATGA
- a CDS encoding MarR family winged helix-turn-helix transcriptional regulator — MTDLSEELHRCQPFASVDQEAVLSLVRTGDQLDNHLSRFFRQHDLTFSQYNLLRILDMEDRPLTCSEIGERLVQVVPAVTALVDRLLKRDLVTRQRSETDRRTVHVAITKEGRKLVQPVIDHLRELEHEVMGELKRKEQKELIRLLELVRTGMNKAVERRTSESLSSSGL; from the coding sequence ATGACTGACCTGTCAGAAGAGCTGCACCGTTGCCAACCGTTCGCCAGCGTGGACCAGGAAGCCGTTCTGAGCTTGGTTCGCACGGGCGACCAATTGGACAACCATTTGTCTCGGTTCTTTCGCCAACATGACCTGACGTTCTCGCAATACAACTTGCTTCGAATCTTGGACATGGAAGATCGACCGCTGACCTGCAGCGAAATTGGCGAGCGTTTGGTCCAAGTGGTTCCGGCGGTCACCGCGTTGGTGGATCGACTGCTCAAACGAGACCTGGTGACCCGACAACGCTCCGAAACCGATCGACGCACCGTGCACGTCGCGATCACCAAAGAAGGCCGCAAACTGGTTCAACCCGTGATCGACCATCTTCGTGAACTTGAACACGAAGTGATGGGTGAACTCAAACGCAAAGAACAAAAGGAACTGATTCGCTTGCTCGAATTGGTTCGCACCGGCATGAACAAGGCCGTCGAAAGACGTACCAGCGAATCATTGTCCAGCTCCGGTCTTTGA
- a CDS encoding FAD/NAD(P)-binding protein, whose product MPTTAIIGGGFSGTLAAVNLARFAKTPQRVVVINSGRPFGRGTAYGTTRNEHLLNVAARNMSAFPDHPAHFFEWLRSRCDFDSLDDATLRETFIPRRIYGDYVRGLAAHYLGDADPRSNVTCEVIDDSAIDIEPRGAEQGGVVILENGEPVEADSVLLATGNQPPAGLPGANKLANDRRYCGNPWMGWHENLPGDDKHIVILGTGLTAVDVIVTLRRKGWCGKVTAISRNGMLPQRHFRGIEWPHAVPDDGQARSLKELVRLIQQDCQRLRGVSQNPAIAVDKLRGRTQQLWKALTIEERRLFLKKYAADWNVIRHRIAGPIHDAITDALDCGQLTVRPAMIQSLAAGEHGIEVHMVSGEGQEKTIEGDLVINCTGPKSRFSDSDLPLYRNLFERGLAQPDEMDMGIAVNDEFEVLDSTGQASSFLHAIGPILKGTLWESIAVPELRQQAYHVAQSILNQEPMEIPTKDTLEYCI is encoded by the coding sequence ATGCCAACAACTGCCATCATCGGTGGCGGATTCAGCGGAACGCTGGCCGCCGTGAATCTTGCCCGATTCGCCAAAACACCTCAACGAGTGGTGGTGATCAACTCCGGTCGGCCGTTTGGACGCGGTACCGCTTATGGAACGACTCGGAACGAACACCTGTTGAACGTTGCGGCGCGGAACATGTCCGCTTTTCCTGATCACCCCGCTCACTTTTTTGAGTGGCTGCGTTCTCGATGCGATTTCGATTCGCTCGATGACGCGACTTTGCGTGAAACGTTCATTCCGCGACGGATCTATGGGGACTACGTCCGAGGTCTCGCGGCGCATTATCTGGGCGACGCGGATCCACGTTCCAATGTCACTTGTGAAGTGATCGATGATTCCGCAATTGACATTGAACCGCGCGGGGCAGAGCAGGGCGGTGTGGTGATACTGGAAAACGGCGAACCCGTGGAAGCCGATTCGGTGTTGTTGGCCACGGGCAATCAACCTCCCGCCGGGTTGCCAGGGGCGAATAAGCTAGCCAATGACCGTCGCTATTGCGGGAATCCATGGATGGGATGGCATGAGAACTTGCCGGGGGATGACAAGCACATTGTCATTCTTGGAACGGGACTGACGGCCGTCGATGTGATTGTCACGTTGCGCCGAAAAGGTTGGTGCGGCAAAGTCACCGCGATCTCGCGAAATGGCATGCTTCCTCAACGTCATTTTCGTGGCATCGAATGGCCGCACGCGGTTCCTGACGATGGTCAGGCACGTTCGTTGAAAGAGTTGGTGCGTCTGATTCAACAAGATTGCCAACGCCTTCGCGGCGTGAGTCAAAATCCCGCGATCGCGGTGGACAAGCTGCGCGGTCGCACGCAGCAACTTTGGAAGGCGCTCACCATCGAAGAGCGGCGTTTGTTTCTGAAGAAGTATGCCGCCGATTGGAACGTGATTCGTCATCGGATCGCTGGGCCGATTCACGATGCCATCACCGACGCGTTGGATTGTGGGCAACTCACCGTACGTCCGGCGATGATTCAGTCGTTGGCTGCGGGAGAACACGGGATCGAAGTTCACATGGTCAGCGGCGAGGGTCAGGAGAAGACCATTGAAGGCGATTTGGTGATCAACTGCACCGGCCCGAAGTCTCGGTTTTCCGATTCCGATTTGCCGCTCTATCGAAACTTGTTCGAGCGAGGGTTGGCCCAGCCGGACGAGATGGACATGGGCATCGCGGTGAACGACGAGTTCGAAGTGCTGGATTCAACTGGCCAGGCCTCCTCGTTTTTGCATGCCATCGGACCGATCTTGAAAGGCACGCTTTGGGAGAGCATTGCCGTCCCGGAGCTTCGGCAGCAGGCCTACCACGTGGCTCAATCGATTCTGAATCAGGAGCCGATGGAAATTCCAACCAAGGACACGTTGGAGTATTGCATTTGA
- a CDS encoding ABC transporter permease yields MSTATLSEPNANAKEPTTDWLSRLDHWAEKLGDTFNPILIKETRQALKSRQFVVTFSVLLVAAFAWTVVGSLMLMPQIYTSPSAPRLLLGYYFVLAVPMLLIVPLAAYRSLEAEIDDGTLELLSITSLSPWQIVLGKLASASLQMMLYLITLFPCVAYAYTLRGIDLPTVGLIMAMLTASGLLLTVVALSFAPLARGRTGRISTLLVVLMVLMLAEYIVGAGAVGLILYGNPMDAGWTAFAFIGSLLAATCISHLLLTTTAAQLTPESENRSSGIRWSLLILTATLIALCTFAMEWRFSVDSEEGIFLWFPVTLLLAGLWTAAGSMMAAESSALTPRIQRELPGNFLSRLTLTFFTPGPATGLVFASLGSILITGILLVVVERAEVATGSTMPTSARQMLWHLVLAYTSYLLVFLFCVRWIVALVRINNNPRVEIGMAALIVVAVLSALIPYSIGLHMNDYRQYDYSAWQITNWAWTIAMITENQVSDLLIGCLSACGLIAFLLSIATVGQRSLAIKTATPEAVLAAKEAAKR; encoded by the coding sequence ATGAGCACCGCAACTCTTTCCGAACCCAACGCGAACGCGAAAGAACCAACCACGGATTGGCTTTCGCGTTTGGATCACTGGGCGGAAAAGCTTGGTGACACCTTCAATCCCATCCTGATCAAGGAAACTCGCCAAGCACTCAAGAGCCGGCAGTTTGTGGTGACCTTCTCGGTGTTGTTGGTTGCCGCATTCGCCTGGACCGTCGTGGGCAGTCTGATGCTCATGCCCCAAATTTACACGTCGCCATCCGCTCCCCGTTTGCTGTTGGGTTACTACTTCGTGCTTGCGGTACCGATGCTGCTGATTGTGCCGCTGGCCGCCTATCGATCGCTCGAGGCCGAAATCGACGATGGAACGTTGGAACTGCTATCGATCACCTCGCTGAGTCCGTGGCAGATTGTTTTGGGCAAACTCGCCAGTGCGTCACTGCAGATGATGCTGTACCTGATCACGTTGTTTCCTTGCGTGGCTTACGCCTACACGTTGCGAGGGATCGACTTGCCGACGGTTGGTTTGATCATGGCGATGTTGACCGCCAGCGGCTTATTGCTGACCGTGGTCGCCTTGTCCTTTGCCCCGCTCGCTCGAGGCCGAACGGGTCGCATCTCAACCTTGCTCGTTGTTTTGATGGTGTTGATGTTGGCGGAATACATCGTTGGTGCGGGGGCCGTCGGGTTGATCCTCTACGGCAACCCAATGGACGCCGGATGGACTGCCTTTGCCTTCATCGGCAGCCTTTTAGCGGCCACCTGCATCAGCCATCTATTGCTCACCACCACTGCGGCACAACTGACGCCGGAAAGTGAAAATCGATCCAGTGGCATTCGATGGTCACTGTTGATTTTGACCGCCACCCTGATCGCCCTGTGCACTTTCGCGATGGAATGGCGATTCTCGGTGGACTCGGAAGAAGGCATCTTTCTTTGGTTCCCTGTGACGCTGCTTCTTGCCGGCCTTTGGACGGCTGCAGGATCCATGATGGCCGCGGAATCCTCGGCTCTGACGCCACGCATTCAGCGCGAACTGCCAGGCAATTTTCTAAGCCGCCTGACGCTCACGTTCTTCACTCCCGGCCCCGCCACCGGTTTAGTGTTCGCGTCGTTGGGATCGATTCTGATCACTGGAATCTTGTTGGTGGTGGTCGAGCGTGCGGAGGTCGCAACGGGCAGCACGATGCCGACCAGCGCCCGGCAAATGCTCTGGCACTTGGTGCTGGCTTACACGTCGTATTTGTTGGTGTTTCTATTCTGCGTTCGCTGGATCGTCGCGTTGGTTCGCATCAACAACAACCCTCGCGTCGAAATCGGCATGGCCGCGTTGATTGTCGTCGCGGTGCTTTCCGCTCTGATCCCTTATTCGATCGGACTGCACATGAACGACTACCGGCAATACGACTACTCGGCATGGCAAATCACGAATTGGGCTTGGACCATCGCCATGATCACCGAGAACCAGGTTTCTGATTTATTGATCGGTTGTCTCTCTGCCTGCGGATTGATCGCGTTCTTGCTGTCCATTGCCACGGTTGGCCAACGATCATTGGCCATCAAAACCGCCACTCCCGAAGCGGTCCTGGCCGCGAAAGAAGCCGCGAAACGTTGA
- a CDS encoding DUF1559 domain-containing protein, whose protein sequence is MSNPVDPGNSANPYSETMPVEAQLASPKKSSTGCIIAVLGAGFLVTLMCGGVLLGLLLPAVQAAREAARRMQCSNNMKQIGLALHNYHSAYNQLPPAYTVDEDGNPLHSWRVAILPFLEQQALYDQIDLSKPWDAPENANVASNLVPAYACPSKEGDPLMTNYVAVIDPAGVFAGAIPTKFSQITDGLANTIMIVETGHENAVHWMSPDEIDLATLLAAGGSDPHVGGGHMLMADGAVMFITNSIDPVVLEGMVTKDGQEDLGDF, encoded by the coding sequence ATGTCGAATCCCGTTGATCCCGGCAATTCTGCGAATCCCTATTCCGAAACCATGCCGGTGGAGGCTCAGCTCGCTTCACCCAAGAAGTCCAGCACGGGGTGCATCATTGCCGTTCTGGGTGCCGGCTTTCTCGTCACGTTGATGTGCGGAGGGGTTTTGTTAGGACTTTTGTTGCCCGCTGTGCAGGCGGCAAGAGAAGCTGCCCGACGAATGCAGTGCAGCAATAACATGAAGCAAATCGGGCTGGCTCTGCACAATTATCACTCGGCTTACAACCAACTACCGCCGGCGTACACCGTCGATGAAGACGGGAATCCACTGCATAGTTGGCGAGTGGCAATCCTACCGTTCCTGGAGCAACAGGCTTTGTACGATCAAATCGATCTTTCAAAACCGTGGGATGCACCGGAGAACGCCAACGTTGCCAGCAATCTGGTTCCGGCGTACGCGTGTCCGTCCAAGGAGGGTGATCCCCTGATGACAAACTATGTTGCCGTGATCGATCCTGCCGGTGTTTTCGCGGGTGCCATTCCGACGAAGTTTTCACAGATCACCGATGGACTGGCCAACACAATCATGATCGTCGAAACGGGACATGAAAATGCTGTTCACTGGATGAGCCCTGACGAGATTGACTTGGCGACGTTACTTGCCGCAGGTGGCAGCGATCCGCACGTCGGTGGTGGGCACATGCTGATGGCCGATGGTGCAGTGATGTTCATCACCAATTCCATTGATCCCGTTGTGTTGGAGGGGATGGTCACCAAGGACGGCCAAGAAGACCTCGGCGATTTCTGA